AGCAGAATACGATCTGAAATACTGAGCGCTTCCTCCTGGTCATGCGTTACAAAAATGGTAGTAATCCCCGTCTCCAGCTGAAGACGCCGGATCTCCTCCCGCATTTCCAGGCGAAGTCTGGCATCTAAGTTAGACAACGGTTCGTCAAGAAGTAAAATCTCCGGTTCCTTTGCCAGGGCTCTGGCAATAGCTACACGCTGCTGCTGCCCCCCTGAAAGCTGGGATGGTTTACGGGTAAAATAATCTTCAATTCGAAGCAGTTTGGCAAACTCCTCCGCCCGCTCCAGTCGTTCTTTTTTTGAAACTTTTTTAATTTCCAACGGGAATGCAATATTCTCCCCCACTG
The DNA window shown above is from Anaerotignum faecicola and carries:
- a CDS encoding ABC transporter ATP-binding protein; translation: EFCDGKLTTLLGPSGCGKSTLLNLISGILPPTSGSIFFGDRDVTSLSPDKRNIGLVFQNYALYPHMTVGENIAFPLEIKKVSKKERLERAEEFAKLLRIEDYFTRKPSQLSGGQQQRVAIARALAKEPEILLLDEPLSNLDARLRLEMREEIRRLQLETGITTIFVTHDQEEALSISDRILL